In Hyla sarda isolate aHylSar1 chromosome 12, aHylSar1.hap1, whole genome shotgun sequence, a genomic segment contains:
- the ARFRP1 gene encoding ADP-ribosylation factor-related protein 1 isoform X2, whose product MYTLLSGLYKYMFQKDEYCILILGLDNAGKTTFLEQTKIRFCRNYKGMSLNKITTTVGLNIGTIDVGKVRLMFWDLGGQEELQSLWDKYYAESHGVIYVIDSTDETRLSESKRAFEKMISSEALEGVPILVLANKQDVEGCLSIPDIKTAFSDCINKIGKRDCLTQACSALSG is encoded by the exons ATGTATACACTGCTGTCTGGGCTTTATAAGTACATGTTCCAGAAGGACGAGTACTGTATCCTGATCCTGGGACTGGACAATGCCGGCAAGACG ACATTTCTAGAACAGACCAAAATCCGATTCTGCCGCAACTACAAGGGGATGAGCCTCAATAAGATCACAACGACTGTGGGTCTGAACA TTGGAACCATTGATGTGGGGAAGGTCCGTCTGATGTTCTGGGACCTTGGGGGACAAGAGGAGCTTCAGTCTTTATGGGATAAG TATTATGCAGAGTCCCACGGAGTGATATATGTCATTGATTCCACCGATGAGACGCGCCTCTCCGAGTCCAAACGTGCTTTTG AGAAGATGATCAGCAGTGAAGCGCTGGAAGGTGTGCCCATCCTGGTCTTGGCAAATAAACAAGATGTGGAG GGCTGTCTATCCATTCCTGACATCAAAACTGCCTTCAGTGATTGCATAAATAAGATTGGCAAGAGGGACTGCTTGACCCAGGCCTGTTCTGCTCTCTCTGGGTAA
- the ZGPAT gene encoding zinc finger CCCH-type with G patch domain-containing protein produces MDEESLASALQTYRAQLEQVKLALHNDVDPSQKADLTQLEGDLQQLIELTESSLLSVQKSNLLSALGEPSSSSSPDDEYEAFKRAITEVSNEDEPLETSGPNSEEEEEEEEEEVSGMKVKAPYYSTWGTLEYHNAMVVGSEQMEDGGSGVRVLYLYPTHKAMKPCPYFLDGKCRFNENCRFSHGQVVSINELQVFEEPDLSNVRIDTPCLAKHEDGIWYPARIIDIDDNFYTVKFDSLLLKDAVLEADAIIPPLRESNSSSSEDEDLEGEEESGYARVLDSGEVGVTPSSTEFAGWEAHTRGIGSKLMARMGYELGKGLGKNSEGRVEPVQAVVLPKGKSLDQCLEFQQRKLKGGKPIPKAKKKRLSKPLRARKSAGARRNVFDFLNEKLEHKSSTRPAADTSLERKGKEVYNASKGSKRALNIALAQTTEKILQKQREIGGMTEALARNVGRDSVVSLQLESRLSNARTELADLQKQERSLQKEQKKADTHKKMTEF; encoded by the exons ATGGATGAAGAGAGTCTTGCCTCGGCTCTACAAACCTACAGGGCTCAGCTGGAGCAGGTGAAGCTCGCCCTCCATAATGACGTGGACCCGTCGCAAAAGGCAGACCTTACCCAGCTGGAGGGCGACTTACAGCAGCTCATTGAACTGACAGAGTCCAGCCTGTTGTCTGTGCAGAAGTCTAACCTTCTGTCTGCTCTGGGAGaaccatcatcctcatcatctccGGATGATGAATATGAGGCCTTCAAAAGGGCGATCACCGAGGTAAGCAATGAAGATGAACCTCTGGAGACATCGGGTCCAAattctgaggaggaggaggaagaagaggaagaggaggtcaGTGGAATGAAAGTAAAAGCCCCTTACTACAGCACATGGGGGACGTTAGAATATCACAACGCTATGGTCGTGGGCTCAGAACAGATGGAAGATGGAGGTTCCGGGGTCCGAGTTCTGTATCTTTACCCCACACACAAGGCTATGAAACCCTGTCCCTACTTCCTGGACGGAAAATGCCGCTTTAATGAGAATTGCAG GTTTTCCCATGGACAGGTTGTGTCCATAAATGAACTCCAAGTCTTTGAAGAACCAGATCTGAGCAATGTTAGGATTGACACCCCCTGCCTTGCCAAACATGAGGATGGCATCTGGTACCCAGCACGAATTATTG ATATAGACGACAATTTCTACACTGTGAAATTTGACTCTTTGCTACTAAAAGATGCTGTTCTAGAAGCTGACGCCATTATACCTCCTCTGCGAGAGAGCAACAGTTCATCCTCAGAGGATGAGGACCTAGAGGGAGAGGAGGAATCTGGGTATGCCAGAG TACTGGACAGTGGAGAGGTCGGGGTTACTCCCAGCAGTACTGAGTTTGCAGGATGGGAGGCTCACACCCGTGGGATAGGGTCAAAGCTCATGGCTCGAATGGGATATGAGTTAGGAAAAG GTCTTGGGAAAAATTCGGAAGGGCGAGTGGAGCCTGTTCAGGCTGTGGTGTTACCCAAAGGCAAGTCCTTGGACCAGTGCTTAGAATTCCAGCAGCGGAAGCTAAAAGGGGGTAAACCCATTCCCAAAGCCAAGAAGAAGCGCCTGTCCAAGCCACTGAGAGCCAGGAAAAGTGCTGGTGCTCGCCGTAATGTCTTTGACTTCTTAAATGAAAAACTCGAACACAAATCTTCCACTAGACCAGCAGCAGACACCAGCCTTGAGAGGAAAGGCAAGGAAGTCTACAACGCCAGCAAGGGTAGCAAGCGGGCACTGAACATTGCACTAGCTCAGACAACAGAGAAGATCCTGCAGAAGCAGAGAGAGATTGGGGGGATGACTGAGGCTCTGGCACGGAACGTGGGGAG AGACAGCGTGGTGAGCTTACAACTGGAAAGCCGTCTCTCGAACGCTCGGACTGAGCTCGCAGATCTGCAAAAGCAGGAGAGGAGTCTACAGAAAGAGCAGAAGAAGGCAGACACACACAAGAAGATGACAGAGTTCtga